In Candidatus Legionella polyplacis, the following are encoded in one genomic region:
- the csrA gene encoding carbon storage regulator CsrA: MLILTRRLGETLMIGDEVNITVLGVKGNQVRLGINAPKNVSVHREEIYLRIQKEKKENSNKELDNENK, from the coding sequence ATGTTAATTTTGACTAGACGTCTTGGTGAAACATTAATGATTGGTGATGAAGTTAATATTACTGTATTAGGAGTTAAAGGTAATCAAGTTAGATTAGGAATTAATGCTCCTAAGAATGTTTCTGTTCATAGAGAAGAGATATATTTACGTATTCAAAAAGAAAAAAAAGAAAATAGTAACAAAGAATTAGATAATGAAAATAAATAA
- a CDS encoding biotin--[acetyl-CoA-carboxylase] ligase: MSYINKKIISNLLNKKNFKKKFNLYVFKSIKSTNQFLKKLPYKPILEICCSEQQTNGKGKNNKKWISPFGKNIYLSSKWNLRCKSSLLPGLSLIVGLSIIDSLKFRNIKQNLKIKWPNDIFWKNKKMGGILIENNIKCNNLQKIIIGIGLNINLNPYKYSSKKKFFCSLHEIIKKKYNRNYLIANLLCSLNNNLKLFLKTGFHSFLNKWKKFDFLLGKYIGISQSKKSLFGIYKGINNNGHLILKMNKKIINIASGSIIYSRKINKYYYSKNIIFKRKK, from the coding sequence ATGTCTTACATAAATAAAAAAATTATTTCCAACCTATTAAATAAAAAAAACTTTAAAAAAAAATTTAACTTATATGTTTTTAAATCTATAAAATCAACAAACCAATTTCTTAAAAAATTACCCTATAAACCAATACTAGAAATTTGCTGTTCAGAACAACAAACAAATGGAAAAGGTAAAAATAATAAAAAATGGATTTCCCCTTTTGGAAAAAATATTTATCTTTCCAGTAAATGGAATTTAAGATGTAAATCATCTTTACTACCTGGACTAAGCTTAATAGTTGGACTATCTATAATAGACAGTCTAAAATTTAGAAATATTAAACAAAATTTAAAAATTAAATGGCCAAATGACATTTTTTGGAAAAATAAAAAAATGGGAGGCATTCTAATAGAAAATAATATTAAATGTAATAATTTACAAAAAATTATCATAGGAATAGGACTAAATATAAACTTGAATCCTTATAAATATTCATCAAAAAAAAAGTTTTTTTGCTCCCTACATGAAATAATAAAAAAAAAATATAATCGTAATTATTTAATTGCTAACTTATTATGTTCATTAAACAATAATTTAAAACTGTTCTTAAAAACAGGATTTCATTCGTTTTTAAATAAATGGAAAAAATTTGATTTTTTACTTGGAAAGTATATTGGAATATCTCAATCAAAAAAAAGTTTATTTGGAATATATAAAGGAATAAATAACAATGGTCATCTTATATTAAAAATGAATAAGAAAATTATCAATATTGCATCAGGATCTATAATTTACTCTCGTAAAATTAATAAATATTACTATTCTAAAAACATAATCTTTAAAAGAAAAAAATAA
- a CDS encoding 4'-phosphopantetheinyl transferase family protein, translating to MSYNLFLKTKNNILNNFKLKTDQIDIWEFSYNIIPIKLAKNFLSSQEILKASKFNFDYHKHKFIINRALLKIILSHYLKQNIHKLKLNFNKNGKPFINYKHIQLEFNLSHSYKISLLAIGKKYPIGIDIEFFFKRNFNKIIKKILNFKELTIFNQISEKLKPTIFYKIWTQKEAFIKTFGLKITFPIPYPHSWTIENLINNLKITLKLKNNQLWNIISFSPKKLYNASICYSQNIKTIRYRTIYPQNFYEYFYQINN from the coding sequence ATGTCATATAATCTTTTTTTAAAAACAAAAAATAATATATTAAATAATTTTAAATTAAAAACAGATCAAATTGATATATGGGAATTCTCTTATAACATTATTCCAATTAAACTAGCAAAAAATTTTCTTAGCTCACAAGAAATTTTAAAAGCATCAAAATTTAATTTTGACTATCATAAACATAAATTTATAATAAATCGCGCTTTATTAAAAATAATATTAAGTCATTATTTAAAACAAAATATTCACAAATTAAAACTAAATTTTAATAAAAACGGAAAACCCTTTATTAACTATAAACATATTCAATTAGAATTTAATTTAAGTCATTCTTACAAAATATCATTGTTAGCTATTGGAAAAAAATACCCAATAGGTATTGATATTGAATTTTTTTTTAAAAGAAATTTTAACAAAATTATAAAAAAAATCCTTAATTTTAAAGAATTAACTATATTTAATCAAATATCTGAAAAATTAAAACCTACCATATTTTATAAAATATGGACACAAAAAGAAGCATTTATAAAAACATTTGGTTTAAAAATAACTTTTCCTATACCATATCCACATTCTTGGACTATTGAAAATCTTATTAATAACCTTAAAATAACATTAAAATTAAAAAATAACCAACTTTGGAATATAATATCTTTCTCACCAAAAAAACTATATAATGCATCTATTTGTTATTCTCAAAATATTAAAACAATTCGATATAGAACAATATATCCGCAAAACTTTTATGAATACTTTTATCAAATTAATAATTAA
- a CDS encoding acetyl-CoA carboxylase carboxyltransferase subunit alpha, with the protein MNRNFLDFESPIEELYQKIKALYVMICDDNKKYINKKINYLESKYYILIKKIFSKLDPWKIVQIARHPLRPQTSDYIYNIFTDFQELHGDRYYSSAPAIIGGLAKLGNDSVMLIGHQKGKHTKEKIYRNFGMARPEEYRKALRLMKLAEKFELPVFTFIDTPGAYPGVVAERYNQSRAIAENLLGMSNLKTRIICTIIGEAGSGGALAIGIGDRILMLEYSIYSIISPEGCASILWKDVNKSNEAACAMGITSKDIFKLKLIDRIIKEPLGGAHRCTYEMFLYLKSVFLKELKILKSFSLDEILKNRYRKFIRMGVKN; encoded by the coding sequence ATGAATAGAAATTTTTTAGATTTTGAATCTCCTATAGAAGAATTATATCAAAAAATCAAAGCGTTATATGTTATGATTTGTGATGATAATAAGAAATATATTAATAAAAAAATTAATTATCTTGAATCTAAATATTATATTTTAATAAAAAAAATTTTTTCAAAATTAGATCCTTGGAAAATTGTTCAAATTGCTAGACATCCATTAAGGCCTCAAACAAGTGATTATATATATAATATTTTTACTGATTTTCAAGAGTTGCATGGAGATAGATATTATTCATCTGCTCCGGCAATAATCGGGGGTTTAGCTAAGTTAGGTAATGATTCGGTTATGTTAATAGGTCATCAAAAAGGAAAACATACAAAAGAAAAGATATATCGTAACTTTGGAATGGCTAGACCAGAGGAATATAGGAAAGCATTGCGTTTAATGAAATTAGCAGAAAAATTTGAATTACCTGTTTTTACTTTTATTGATACTCCAGGAGCATATCCAGGAGTTGTTGCAGAAAGATACAATCAATCTAGAGCAATTGCTGAGAATTTATTAGGAATGTCAAATTTAAAAACAAGAATTATTTGTACAATTATTGGGGAAGCTGGTTCTGGTGGAGCTTTAGCTATTGGTATAGGGGATAGGATTTTAATGTTAGAATATAGTATTTATTCTATTATTTCACCAGAAGGATGTGCTTCTATTTTATGGAAAGATGTAAATAAATCTAATGAAGCTGCATGCGCTATGGGTATTACTTCTAAAGATATTTTTAAATTAAAATTGATTGACAGGATTATTAAAGAACCTTTAGGTGGAGCTCATAGATGTACTTATGAAATGTTTTTATATTTGAAAAGTGTTTTTTTAAAAGAACTAAAGATTCTTAAATCATTTTCTTTAGATGAGATTTTAAAGAATCGTTATAGAAAATTTATTAGGATGGGGGTTAAAAATTAA
- the tilS gene encoding tRNA lysidine(34) synthetase TilS → MLNSYWLSYLKKYDRLFVGFSGGLDSTVLLYSLFTEEYFRSKLVALHINHNLSDRSYFWQDHCKKFCHSRKILFISKNIYFTKLSNIEYMARRIRYSIYLSLLGKNDAILLGHHKNDQIETLLLHLFRGSGVYGLSAMHSVRSLKFGYVVRPFLEYESYILKQYANKNNLNWVDDDSNHNNIFSRNFLRNKVIPLITLHWPGIVNNLSRLASNCLDASNNLFDLAKIDCPEILNSKYKNFASIPIENLLKLSIERIKNVLYFWFKNLGVFIPNSKIFNIIAINIKSSKKIINVKVSWKNICIRYYKENLYILFNGFDCCYNLNTILYWVDFPNPLFLGENLGTLSVIHTRYGLFIPKGSKIFIKFRSGGECIRWKKQNKMLKKLFQYWNVPPWLRSRIPLLYVDNELACVIGYAISDYFYCVSKKNSSYWFKLS, encoded by the coding sequence TTGTTAAATTCTTATTGGTTATCTTATTTAAAAAAATATGATAGATTATTTGTAGGTTTTAGTGGAGGATTAGATTCAACTGTATTGTTATATTCTTTATTTACAGAAGAATATTTCAGATCTAAATTAGTTGCATTACATATTAATCATAATTTAAGTGATCGTTCTTATTTTTGGCAAGATCATTGTAAAAAATTTTGTCATAGTAGAAAAATTTTATTTATTTCTAAAAATATTTATTTTACTAAACTTTCTAATATTGAATATATGGCAAGAAGAATTAGATATAGTATTTATTTAAGTTTGCTTGGAAAGAATGATGCAATTTTATTAGGTCATCATAAAAATGATCAGATTGAAACTCTGTTATTACATTTATTTAGAGGATCTGGTGTTTATGGTTTATCTGCTATGCATTCTGTAAGATCTTTAAAATTTGGATATGTAGTTAGACCTTTTTTAGAATATGAATCTTACATATTAAAACAATACGCTAATAAAAATAATTTGAATTGGGTTGATGATGATAGTAATCATAATAATATTTTTTCAAGAAATTTTTTAAGAAATAAAGTTATTCCATTGATTACTTTACATTGGCCTGGTATTGTTAATAATTTATCTAGATTAGCATCCAATTGTTTGGATGCTAGTAATAATTTATTTGACTTGGCTAAAATTGATTGTCCTGAAATTTTAAATTCTAAATATAAAAATTTTGCTTCTATACCAATAGAAAATTTATTAAAATTAAGTATAGAACGTATAAAAAATGTTTTGTATTTTTGGTTTAAAAATCTAGGTGTTTTTATTCCTAATTCAAAAATTTTTAATATTATAGCAATTAATATTAAAAGTTCAAAAAAAATTATTAATGTGAAGGTAAGTTGGAAAAATATTTGTATAAGATATTATAAAGAGAATTTATATATTTTATTTAATGGATTTGATTGTTGTTATAATTTAAATACAATATTATATTGGGTTGATTTTCCGAATCCTTTATTTTTAGGTGAAAATTTAGGTACTTTAAGTGTAATACATACTAGATATGGATTGTTTATACCTAAAGGTAGCAAAATTTTCATTAAATTTCGTTCTGGTGGGGAATGTATTAGATGGAAAAAACAAAATAAAATGTTAAAAAAATTATTTCAATATTGGAATGTGCCACCTTGGTTAAGGTCTAGGATTCCTCTTTTATATGTTGATAATGAACTAGCATGTGTTATTGGATATGCAATTAGTGATTATTTTTATTGTGTTTCTAAAAAAAATTCTTCTTATTGGTTTAAATTGAGTTAA
- a CDS encoding MFS transporter yields the protein MILKKYFLNKKNKYLASWLVCLSSGLFFCYEFFQFNIFDVINEFLRSDFKINSEQLSWMSSMYLWADVLFLIPAGIILDYFSVRKIILITMLICIFGIFGFSISHSFVVASVFYFISGIGNAFCFLSCVILISRWFPTHRRALIIGIVIMMAFIGGMVSHILLTWLNNFFNWRFSLYIDVVMGLFLFFWLYFTIQDFPKLSNIYRNKNILDKYKLFICFLSVLKNRQNWLVGLYTSLLNLPLVVLCALWGGTYLQYTYHLSKLESVKVINMIYMGSVFGSPLMGWISDFYKRRKPLMFLGAMMNIIVLIPLCMKYLFVSKFLLFILFFLIGFFASSQVISCPLISESNSNLNTGAATSIASVIIMGGGAIGQVLFGYLVQIHSNCYIKCCLNYDFIYAMRIFPISLIIALFVVFFIKETYCKSLVD from the coding sequence ATGATATTAAAAAAGTATTTTCTTAATAAGAAAAATAAATATTTAGCATCATGGTTAGTTTGTTTATCTTCTGGATTATTTTTTTGTTATGAATTTTTTCAATTTAATATTTTTGATGTAATTAATGAATTTTTACGTAGTGATTTTAAAATTAATTCGGAACAATTAAGTTGGATGTCTAGCATGTATTTATGGGCGGATGTATTATTTTTAATACCTGCTGGAATTATTTTAGATTATTTTTCAGTTCGTAAAATTATTTTGATTACTATGTTAATTTGTATTTTTGGTATTTTTGGTTTTTCAATTTCTCATTCATTTGTTGTTGCTTCTGTTTTTTATTTTATTTCTGGTATAGGCAATGCTTTTTGTTTTTTGTCTTGTGTTATTTTAATTTCTAGATGGTTTCCTACACATAGGAGAGCATTGATTATTGGTATTGTTATTATGATGGCTTTTATTGGTGGAATGGTATCGCATATTCTTTTAACATGGTTAAATAATTTTTTTAATTGGAGATTTTCATTATATATAGATGTAGTGATGGGTTTATTTTTATTTTTTTGGTTATATTTTACAATTCAAGATTTTCCGAAATTATCAAATATTTATAGGAATAAGAATATATTGGATAAATATAAATTATTTATATGTTTTTTAAGTGTTTTAAAGAACAGACAAAATTGGTTAGTTGGATTATATACATCTTTATTAAATTTACCATTGGTGGTTTTGTGTGCTTTATGGGGTGGTACATATTTGCAGTACACTTATCATTTATCTAAATTAGAGTCTGTTAAAGTAATTAATATGATATATATGGGAAGTGTATTTGGTTCTCCATTAATGGGATGGATTTCAGATTTTTATAAACGTAGAAAACCATTAATGTTTTTGGGAGCTATGATGAATATCATAGTGTTGATTCCATTATGCATGAAGTATTTGTTTGTATCAAAATTTTTATTATTTATATTATTTTTTTTAATAGGTTTTTTTGCAAGCTCTCAGGTTATTAGTTGTCCATTAATTTCTGAAAGTAATTCTAATTTAAATACTGGAGCGGCTACAAGCATTGCTTCTGTTATAATTATGGGTGGTGGAGCTATAGGACAGGTATTATTTGGTTATTTAGTACAAATTCATTCAAATTGTTATATTAAATGTTGTTTAAATTATGATTTTATTTATGCGATGAGAATTTTCCCTATATCTTTAATAATTGCGTTATTTGTAGTTTTTTTTATAAAAGAGACTTATTGTAAGTCTTTAGTAGATTAA
- a CDS encoding MFS transporter, producing MFKVVKKNVNSYFSGKLSLILFPWFICICGSLFFFYELIQGNMFSSIADNVMRDFCIHADKMTYLSSIYYVSNVCFLPFAGGILNKYSVKKIILLSMLICIISIFCFSCTKSFYLALICRFLMGIGSAFCFLSPIRLASNWIVSNRMALATGFIVTVGMVGGIFSQYPLTKLVIRFGWRNTLLIVAWFGVFILLIMYLGIIDRKDIKNGFRKNNVSFFYTLKKVYCNFYILRAALYTSLMNMVVAIFGAMIGTIYLMQRMNVIKEVASGINTMLFLGIIFGSPVIGWISDMLKLRIIVMRICAVLSFIVSLFILFYPVSLFEMKLLFFLLGFFTASQIISYAFVSELCDLEISTMSVSVVSTITQGSYVIYQNIFSFLLMHYQKIRCLKSTFFYSIEDYRYAVLIIPFGIIMAFFILFGLKDVNYNLLEER from the coding sequence ATGTTTAAGGTGGTAAAAAAAAATGTAAATTCTTATTTTAGTGGAAAATTAAGTTTAATTTTATTTCCATGGTTTATTTGTATATGTGGTTCTTTATTTTTTTTCTATGAGCTTATACAGGGTAATATGTTTTCTTCAATTGCAGATAATGTTATGAGAGATTTTTGTATTCATGCAGATAAAATGACTTATCTTTCTAGTATATATTATGTATCTAATGTATGTTTTTTGCCTTTTGCAGGTGGTATATTAAATAAATATTCAGTTAAAAAAATTATTCTGTTATCTATGTTAATTTGTATAATTAGTATTTTTTGTTTTTCTTGTACTAAATCTTTTTATTTAGCTTTAATTTGTAGATTTTTAATGGGAATTGGAAGTGCTTTTTGTTTTTTAAGTCCTATACGTCTTGCGTCAAATTGGATTGTTTCAAATAGAATGGCTTTGGCTACAGGATTTATTGTTACTGTTGGAATGGTTGGTGGTATATTTTCTCAATATCCGTTAACAAAATTAGTGATTAGATTTGGATGGAGAAATACTTTGTTAATTGTAGCTTGGTTTGGTGTATTTATATTATTAATTATGTATTTAGGCATTATTGATAGAAAAGATATTAAAAATGGTTTTAGAAAAAATAATGTTTCTTTTTTTTATACTTTAAAAAAAGTATATTGTAATTTTTATATTTTAAGGGCTGCTTTATATACTAGTTTAATGAATATGGTTGTCGCTATATTTGGAGCAATGATTGGAACTATTTATTTAATGCAAAGGATGAATGTTATTAAAGAGGTTGCTTCTGGTATTAATACTATGTTGTTTTTAGGTATTATTTTTGGTAGTCCAGTTATAGGTTGGATATCAGATATGTTAAAACTTCGTATTATAGTTATGAGAATTTGTGCTGTATTGTCTTTTATAGTTTCTTTATTTATTTTATTTTATCCTGTTTCATTGTTTGAAATGAAATTATTATTTTTTTTATTAGGTTTTTTTACTGCATCACAAATTATAAGTTATGCTTTCGTATCTGAATTATGTGATTTAGAAATTTCTACTATGTCAGTTAGTGTAGTTTCTACCATTACTCAAGGTAGTTATGTTATATATCAAAATATATTTAGTTTTTTATTAATGCATTATCAAAAAATAAGATGTTTGAAATCTACGTTTTTTTATTCTATAGAAGATTATCGTTATGCAGTTTTAATTATTCCTTTTGGAATAATTATGGCTTTTTTTATTTTGTTTGGTTTAAAAGATGTTAATTATAATTTGTTAGAGGAGAGATAA
- a CDS encoding phosphopentomutase yields the protein MFLRRVCLLLLDSLGIGESLDANKYNDQGSNTFGNIHIACSSGKADLLGVRSGKLNIPNLSKLGIYHAAVASSGIDLIDLSTLNKPLGYYGYAVEKSFGKDTPSGHWEITGVPTISPWGYFPNTIPCFPKDLISDFIKHGNLPGVLGQKHSSGTEIIKEFGEEHLRTGKPIIYTSDDSIFQIAAHEDIFNIKQLYDICKIAKILVDKYNISRVVARPFSGNPGSFFRTENRRDYISEPPESTLLDVLKAENREVIAIGKVGDIYSNRGCTKIIKKKNDMMLFDATLNAIKSASYGSLIFTNFVDFDSVYGHRRNVAGYANALELFDSRLPELFSVLREDDLVFIVSDHGCDPTFSGFGHTREHIPILGFGPRISSNFIGRRDTFADIGQSIAEYLNVGPLMHGISFI from the coding sequence ATGTTTTTAAGAAGAGTATGTTTATTATTATTAGATTCTTTAGGTATAGGGGAAAGTTTAGATGCCAATAAGTATAATGATCAAGGTTCTAATACTTTTGGGAATATTCATATAGCTTGTTCTAGTGGAAAAGCAGATCTTTTAGGTGTTAGAAGTGGTAAATTAAATATACCAAATTTATCAAAATTAGGGATATATCATGCTGCTGTTGCAAGTTCTGGAATAGATTTAATAGATTTATCTACATTAAATAAACCATTAGGATATTATGGATATGCTGTTGAAAAAAGTTTTGGAAAGGATACTCCTAGTGGGCATTGGGAAATAACAGGAGTTCCAACTATTTCTCCATGGGGATATTTTCCAAATACTATTCCTTGTTTTCCTAAAGATTTAATTAGTGATTTTATCAAACATGGTAATTTACCTGGGGTTTTAGGTCAGAAACATTCTTCTGGCACTGAAATTATAAAAGAGTTTGGTGAAGAGCATTTGCGTACAGGAAAACCTATTATTTATACATCTGATGATAGTATATTTCAAATTGCTGCTCATGAGGATATTTTTAATATAAAACAGCTTTATGATATTTGTAAAATTGCAAAAATATTAGTGGATAAATATAATATTAGTAGAGTAGTTGCTAGACCATTTTCTGGGAATCCTGGTTCATTTTTTAGAACGGAAAATCGTCGTGATTATATTAGTGAACCACCTGAATCTACATTGTTAGACGTTTTAAAAGCAGAGAATAGGGAGGTTATTGCTATTGGAAAAGTTGGTGATATTTATTCTAATCGTGGATGTACTAAAATAATTAAGAAAAAAAATGATATGATGTTATTTGATGCTACTTTAAATGCTATTAAATCAGCATCTTATGGAAGTTTGATATTTACTAATTTTGTTGATTTTGATTCTGTTTATGGTCATAGAAGAAATGTTGCTGGTTATGCAAATGCATTGGAATTATTTGATTCTAGATTGCCAGAGTTATTTTCTGTATTACGTGAAGATGATCTGGTGTTTATTGTATCTGATCATGGTTGTGATCCTACATTTTCTGGATTTGGTCATACTAGGGAGCATATTCCGATATTAGGTTTTGGGCCAAGAATATCAAGCAATTTTATTGGTCGTCGTGATACATTTGCAGATATTGGTCAAAGTATAGCAGAGTATTTAAATGTTGGTCCATTAATGCATGGTATATCATTTATTTAA
- the hslV gene encoding ATP-dependent protease subunit HslV: protein MDQYYGTTILSVRKDNIVVIGGDGQVTMGNIVMKANARKVRRLYQDKVIAGFAGATADAFTLFERFERKLEMHQGHLLRAAVELTKDWRTDKILRRLEAILTVSDKELSLIVTGNGDVIEPDNGIIAIGSGGPFAQASAYALLENTNLSARSIVEKSLLIASNICIYTNENLTIEELSD from the coding sequence TTGGATCAGTATTATGGAACAACTATTTTATCGGTTAGAAAAGATAATATAGTAGTAATTGGTGGTGATGGTCAAGTAACAATGGGTAATATTGTTATGAAAGCTAATGCACGAAAAGTAAGAAGATTGTATCAAGATAAAGTAATAGCTGGATTTGCTGGTGCTACAGCTGATGCTTTTACTTTATTTGAAAGATTTGAAAGAAAGCTTGAAATGCATCAAGGACATTTATTAAGAGCTGCTGTAGAATTAACAAAAGATTGGCGTACTGATAAAATACTTAGACGTTTGGAGGCTATTCTTACTGTTTCTGATAAAGAATTATCTTTAATTGTTACCGGAAATGGTGATGTTATTGAACCAGATAATGGTATAATTGCTATTGGATCTGGAGGTCCATTTGCACAGGCTTCTGCTTATGCTTTGTTAGAAAATACAAATTTATCTGCTCGTAGTATAGTAGAAAAAAGTTTGTTGATTGCTAGTAATATATGTATTTATACCAATGAAAATTTGACTATTGAAGAGTTAAGTGATTGA
- the hslU gene encoding ATP-dependent protease ATPase subunit HslU, with protein MNNDMINERIMTPKEIVQELDKYIIGQDEAKRSVALALRNRWRRMQISDLTLRNEIMPKNILMIGPTGVGKTEIARRLAKLAKAPFIKVEASKFTEVGYVGRDVDSIIRDLAIIAFKQEREIAMKKVEHLARIAAEERILDVLLPPARGDKKNSVSNVDVENSSISPSSNEKESTTRKIFRDKLREGKLNKNEIEIELSVSNVGIEIMAPPGMEEMTNQLQSIFQQIGSTRTKSRKLLISKAMELLREEEASKLVNEEDIKSRVIESVEQNGIVFIDEIDKVAKRIDHSSSGSDISREGVQRDLLPLLEGTTVSTKYGMIRSDHILFIASGAFHISKPSDLIAELQGRLPIRVELKALSIKDFEKILIEPNCSLTEQYVALMATEGLKLVFKSSGIRQIAEVAWKVNECTENIGARRLYTVMERLLEVISFEASDKSGETIYIDSEYVGKYLGKLIENYDLARYIL; from the coding sequence ATGAATAATGATATGATAAATGAAAGAATTATGACACCTAAAGAGATTGTTCAAGAATTAGATAAATATATTATAGGACAGGATGAAGCTAAGCGTTCCGTAGCTCTTGCATTAAGAAATCGGTGGCGTCGTATGCAAATTTCAGATTTAACATTACGCAATGAAATTATGCCTAAAAATATTTTAATGATAGGTCCAACTGGTGTTGGAAAGACAGAAATTGCTAGACGTTTGGCTAAATTGGCAAAAGCACCTTTTATAAAGGTAGAAGCAAGTAAATTTACTGAGGTAGGATATGTTGGGAGAGATGTAGATTCTATTATTCGTGATTTAGCTATTATTGCTTTTAAACAAGAAAGAGAAATAGCTATGAAGAAGGTTGAACATTTAGCTAGAATTGCTGCTGAAGAAAGAATTTTAGATGTTTTGTTGCCACCAGCTAGAGGAGATAAGAAAAACAGTGTTAGTAATGTTGATGTGGAAAATTCTTCTATATCGCCATCAAGTAATGAAAAGGAATCTACAACTCGTAAAATCTTTAGAGATAAATTAAGAGAAGGAAAATTAAATAAAAATGAGATAGAAATTGAATTATCTGTTTCAAATGTTGGTATAGAAATTATGGCTCCTCCTGGAATGGAGGAAATGACGAATCAATTACAATCTATATTTCAGCAAATTGGAAGTACACGTACTAAATCTAGGAAGTTGTTAATTTCTAAGGCCATGGAGTTATTAAGAGAAGAAGAAGCTTCTAAATTAGTTAATGAAGAAGATATTAAGAGTCGTGTAATAGAAAGTGTGGAGCAGAATGGAATTGTGTTCATAGATGAAATAGATAAAGTAGCTAAAAGAATTGATCATTCTAGCAGTGGTAGTGATATCTCTAGAGAAGGTGTTCAACGAGATTTATTGCCTTTATTAGAAGGAACTACAGTTTCTACAAAATATGGAATGATTAGATCTGATCATATATTATTTATTGCATCAGGAGCATTTCATATATCAAAGCCTTCGGATCTTATAGCAGAATTACAAGGAAGATTGCCAATTAGAGTTGAGTTAAAAGCTTTAAGTATAAAAGATTTTGAAAAGATATTAATAGAACCAAATTGCTCTTTAACTGAACAATATGTAGCTTTGATGGCTACTGAAGGATTAAAGTTGGTTTTTAAATCTTCTGGAATTCGTCAAATTGCAGAAGTTGCATGGAAAGTTAATGAATGTACTGAAAATATTGGTGCTCGTAGATTATATACAGTAATGGAACGTTTATTAGAAGTTATTTCTTTTGAGGCTAGCGATAAATCTGGAGAAACTATTTATATAGATTCAGAGTATGTAGGAAAGTATTTAGGAAAATTGATTGAAAATTATGATTTAGCTAGATATATACTTTAA
- the prmB gene encoding 50S ribosomal protein L3 N(5)-glutamine methyltransferase: MPVSYLIKRSYFYGLLFYVDRNVFIPRSPMVSLFYRKFLPWVKTLKVKSILDLCTGSGCLAISCCYIFSKSIIDAVDISEKALEIAKINCKKHRLCDRINFIRSDLWCNVPKIKYDLIISNPPYVGKNQMSILPMEYRYEPKIALECIDDGFYIIKKILVNAYKYLSKNGMLFIEVGDKYRKLINTFPKISFINVNLELGGTGVLLFTKKDLVKIFNCKI, from the coding sequence ATTCCGGTATCTTATTTAATTAAGAGATCTTATTTTTATGGTTTACTTTTTTATGTTGATAGAAACGTGTTTATTCCACGTTCACCCATGGTATCTTTATTTTATAGAAAATTTTTGCCTTGGGTAAAAACTTTAAAAGTAAAATCTATTTTAGATCTTTGTACTGGTAGTGGTTGTTTAGCAATATCTTGTTGTTATATATTTTCTAAATCCATTATTGATGCTGTAGATATTTCTGAAAAAGCATTAGAGATTGCTAAGATTAATTGTAAAAAACATCGATTATGTGATCGTATTAATTTTATTAGATCTGATTTGTGGTGTAATGTTCCAAAAATTAAATATGATTTAATTATTTCTAATCCTCCTTATGTTGGAAAAAATCAAATGAGTATATTACCAATGGAATATAGATATGAACCGAAAATAGCTTTAGAATGTATCGATGATGGTTTCTATATTATAAAAAAAATTTTAGTGAATGCTTATAAATATTTATCTAAAAATGGAATGTTATTTATTGAAGTTGGAGATAAGTATAGAAAATTAATAAATACTTTTCCAAAAATATCTTTTATAAATGTTAACCTGGAGTTAGGAGGAACTGGTGTATTGTTATTTACTAAAAAAGATTTGGTGAAAATTTTTAATTGTAAAATATGA